A window of Candidatus Bathyarchaeota archaeon genomic DNA:
TTGTTCCATCCATTCCTATAACATTCTTTATTCCACACTTCAGCAGGTTTATGACGTCGGCTCTTCCCTCAACCAGTATTATTGACCCGCTGGTTGCAACTTCTGGTCCTGCAGGCAACTCTTCAGGGCCGTACTTTGATACTTCAGCAGGTCTGACAGCCTCTGTGATCTCCCTTATAATCTCGTCTGTGCTCGGTGTAGACTCGACTAGCCAGTCTTGAAGTATCTGTTTTGCTTTACTCATTATTGCTCGACGTTTAGCCTCACGTTCATCTTGGACTGGTTCGAGGGTTATCTTCGCATTGCATGGACCTATTCTGTCGACGCTCTCTATTGCGGCTGCTATGATCGCTGTTGAAGCCTTATCTAGACTCGAAGGTATTGTGATCTCGCCTGTTGTTCTGTCATTCTTGGATTCGAGTTTTATTCCTATTCGGCCGAGTCTTCCACTCTTCTGGAGTTCCCTCAGGTCCAGGTCTGGGCCGAATAGCCCCTCGGTCTGCCCGAAGATCGCTCCGATCACGTCAGGCTTCTCTACTACACCATCAACTTCAAATTTTGCTTTAATCACGTATTTCGGGGTCTGTATAGACCTCTCAGATTCTTGCATAAGCATGCAACCTCCATTACGATTCTATTTTTAATAGGTGAATGTGACAGTTGAATCTTCACCTCTAATTTTTTAAAGGTTCCATCAGATTCTCAGTCAGTCTGATGCCGATTTCCTCCTCAGTCTTTCGACGTATTCCGCAAGCTCCTCTACGGCTCTTACGTCTGGTCTGCATAGGGCTTTCAGCCTCTTCCAAGCTGTTATATCAGCTTTGACTTTCATGTGGGTGAGTTCGTCTACCAGCCTGGCTGCTAGGTATGTTCCTTCCCTGTCGAAGTCCGTTAGGACCGCAACCTCCCTATCGCCTATGAGATTCCCTGTGAAGTCGTGGAAGCTGTCGCCCCTCGCCTTCAAACATATTATCTCGCCTTGAATTCTGAGGCGTCTGAGGGCGACCTCATCCCTCCTACCTTCAACTATGATTGGGATTCCGCTCTCAGACTGGCTGATCAACTTTTTTATTGTCTTCTCTATCTCTTCAAGTTTTCGCCTTATACTGGAGTTCAATTTGAACTATCTCGTGACATCCATATTCTTCATCATTTCGAGTAGTTTAGGGTTCTCCTTGAAGTGTCTCCTTACATTTTCAAGGAGCTTGATGAGCTCTTCGGCTACTCCGTTCTTCAAGTCTAACGGATGGATCCTTCCGTTTCGATACTCATTTTCCAAGAGCTCATAGTCTGTGAATATTGTGTCTCCACCATACTTTTGGGGTCTAGGAATATTGATCTCTCCCCTCTCAGGCATGATTATGTATTTCACTATCTCCATAATGGGGTTTCCACTGGTCTCTCTGGGTGGACAGAAGGCGTTCCTTATCTTCATCTTGACCTCTTCAGGCTCGTCGTGAATCAGGATTGAGCTTCCAGGTATGCTCTTTGACATTTTGGAGCCTATCATGAGACTTACCTTCTTGTCTTCGTCGAATATGCTCCCTGTATCCTCGACTGGACCCTTCAACCCTGTGAGTAGGGGTGTGTGTATGCATACTGGTTTCTTCCATCTGTATCTTTCAGCCGCCTCCCTGGCGAGCATGTGGGCCTTCCTCTGGTCTATTCCTGCGCATGCAACATCTATATTCATGTGGAATATGTCTGCGGCTTGCATGCATGGGTAGATTATCGTCGCAGCTTCAACCTCCGAGTCGGTGAGGCTCCTACCCATTATGGGTAGGGCTCTCAGAACTCTGTTCAAGGTTGCGCTCTTGGCTACTTTAATCACTCTCTCCCAGTATTCTGGGTTTGCGGCGAGGTCTGATGTCCATACATATCTGACTTTGGATGGGTCTATGCCTATTGCTGTGAAGCATTCTTTGAAGTATTCCCCGCAGGTTTTTATATTCTCCATTTTTCCACCTAGCTTATTGTTTATTAGTGAGTGCCAGTCTGCGAGGAAGATTGTGAAGTCGAAGCCTGCCTCGATCATGTCTTTAATCTTTCTTCCACATACCAGGCCCATGCCTAGATGCATCATCCCTGAACATTCGAATCCCCAGTATGCTTTTGGTCTCGAGACAGTTTCAAGTAGGATCTTCAACTCTTCGTAGGTGACTGTTTCCTCGACGTTTCTTGTTGCCAGTGTGATTCTGGTCTCCAGATCCATTTTTTCTCACCGCTTCTTTGGATGGTGTTTACCTGATTTTAAAGTCAGGAGAGGCTTCATATGTGGCATCTAAACCTTAATCACCTATTAATGTTATAATCTTATGATGGGCGCCAATAAATGCCTGCCTCCGAGAGAGCCCAGCATAGTGGGGCGTGGCCCCTCGATGAAGCTGCGGTGTTAGTGTTGTAGGCGACATCCCCGCCGGTTAAACCGGCGTGGCGAAACCCAGAACGCATAAACTTTAAAAACATTTATTGTTCAAACGGTCCTTTGATTGTTTTTATTCTAGGATCTTTGAGTAGTAGAGTTTTATGCCTCTTCTCAACTGGTCTTCGTCGAGTCTTCCATGAGGGGTCTCGACCTCAAGGATTCTTTTCGGTATTCGCAGATTTTCATATTCGAATCCTTCTCTGAACTTGAATCTGTTCTTCACTCTCAAAATCTCTGCTCCGAGTCTTCTGAGTTCCTGTTGGTCGAGGTTGTAGCCTAGGACTGTGAGGGCTTTGGCTACGAATTCTGGTGTATAGTTTCCTCTTGCGAAGTAGCAGATGACTAGGCTGGATAATATTTGGCGCCAACACTCCTCATCGAATAGCTGGTTCACAGTCTCTTCGATTGATTGTGTGGTCTTTGATGTGTATGTTCTCTGGTCGATGCTGTATCCTGCGCTGTCGAGGTGGCTGTGTCTGGCTCCTGTTATGAAGCCTAGGTGGCATGCTGGTCCGGTGTGGTAGCCGGGCATCTCGTTTCCTCCGTATGCTAGGGCGAAATCTTTTCCGCCGTATATTGTTGAGGCGTATTCTACTCCTCTCGCCAATGCCTTGTAGAAATCGTTCGGCTGCTTCACTATCATCCTTATCGCTTCAAGATAGTTCTCAACTTTCCCCCAGGTGAGTCTCAGTCCAACCTCATTCTCTGAGACTAAGCCTCTCTCCTGGGCTTCTGTAGCCCATGCCAAGGTTACTCCTGTACTTATTGCGTCCAACCCTTGAATCTCAACCTCGTCTAGGAGTCTGAGTAGGCTCCTCGGATCAGATACTTCAAGCATGGAGCCGAGGGCATATATCAACTCGTAATCGTATGAGATCATTGATGTCTTGTAGAAGTATGGGTCTGAGGTGTATGGTTCCCTCAGTGCTGCCAGATGTATGCAGCTGACTGGGCAGTGTGAGCATGCGACTCTTCTTCCAAGATAGTTTGCTGCGAAATTCTCCCCTGAGATCGCTTCTCCACCTTCGAAGCTTGTTTCTCTGAGGTTTCTTGTAGGTAGACTCTTAGACTCGTTCAGAATGTTGACGTTCATTGAGGTTCCTAATTCATGATACTTCTTCATCGAAGGCGACTTCGTCACACTCTCAAATATCTCCCTGTAAGCTTCACGGTAACTCTTCGGATCCTTGACTTTCAACCTTCGGTCTCCAGCTATCATGATAGCCTTCAACTTTTTACTTCCGAAGACCGCGCCCAAACCAAGTCTTCCGAAGTGTCTGTATGTCTCTGTTATCACACATGCGTATGATACGAGCCGCTCCCCTGCCCTTCCTATCCTCATTATTGATCTCAGACCTGAACCTGGCTCCCTCTCCCTTATCACCCTCCCAACCGTGTAGCTGCTCCCCATACCCCATATTGCAGATGCGTCTCTGAAGTAGACTCTCTCACCTTGGATCGAGAGGTATACTGGAATGTTACTTGCTCCTTTCACAACTATGGCTCCGTAACCTGCCAGCCTTATCGCTACTGCGCTTCTTCCTCCAGCGTGGCTCTCACCCAGATTTCCAGTCAGTGGAGACTTGAACATCGCCACAGCCTTTGAGGCTAGGGGGAATACTCCACATAACGGTCCGACCGTGATTATTATCGGGTTCTCTGGACCTAGAGGGTCTACGCCTCTTGGACACTCCTGAAGGAGTAGGTTTGAAGCTACACCTGACCCTCCAAGATATTTCTCGAAGAGTTCAGTCTTCTCCTCAATCCAGAAGTCTCGGCTTGTGAGATCGATATATAATACTCTGGATAATGGGTCTCCAACAATCATCTCTCATCTACCATCGTAGGCTCTATCTTCAGGACGTCGTAAGGGCAATGTGAGACACATATCCCGCAATGGACACAGATGATCGGTTTATTCTTCTCCCAATCCCAGAATATTGCTCTTAGGGTGCAGGCCTCCACACAGCTTCTGCAGCCTATGCATCTCTTTCTATCTAAGATAACCCCTCCGTGGGGTCTCTTGACCAGGGCGTCTGTGGGGCAGACCTTCATGCAGGGTGGGTCGGCGCAACCCCTGCAGACGTAAACTATGAACCCACGCTCCACACCACCCGCTGAGCCTACATGTATAGCGGACCTCCCCAAACCTGCGTCGCCGAATCTTCTTGAGCATGCGAACATGCAACATTGACAGCCGACGCATAGATTAACGTCCCTTACAGATATCCTACCCATCACTCTGCCGCTCAAACCTTACTGGCCTCCAACATGCCCGGTTGACGGTGAATCGAGACCCAGAATGGTGTGGAGAGACCTCTTTCTCTGGAAGATTCCATATGGGTTGGATGCCTGACCTACTTTAGTCTTCCGATCCAGGTTTACCAGGCATATCATGTGGATTACCTCCTGAAGGTGGGTATGGGGGTGGGGGGGTCTCAGCCCCAATCACATAATATTCCCACCATGGTGGAGGAGTATGTTACTATCAAGTTGCGAGACGTTCAGTCTCTCATTATAGGGTTCCAGTCGGTCGGTTTGACCGAAACTTCCTCAGAAACCCACAGATTATACTGAGTATCTTGGCTGAGAGAAGTATTGAAGCGGTGATTGTGGATATGACGAAGCAGGATGTGGCGACCATCATAAGCCCAGAATGTCCGGTGAACTCGCCGGTGAACGAGAGTACTGAGCTGAGAAGAAAGGTCATTGAGGTGAGTCTCAAGATAGTGCCTGAGAGTCTCCTCTTAAAGAGCAGTATGGGCGCAAGTGCTGGGCTGAAGTAGACGGTGCCTATGAGGAAGCTTGCCACAAACCCTGATGTGTAAACCGCAAATTCAGGCGTATGCTGGAAGATCTTGTAGGAGGTCGACGCAACATAGAGTATCTTGATGAGCGGGTGGAGTATGAGTCTTGCAAATGATTTTGCGGAGCTGCTCTGATTTATGTAGTCAGCCACATACGGGCTGAATGAGTAGTACCAAATGTTGAAGGCTGACATGAAACTCTCCCCTGCAAAGGTCTTCCTCACCTGATTATCCCTGAAGCCTCTGAGAAACTGAACTTCACCTGAGAGTTCGGAGCCGTATGTTGCTGTGGCGACTATGCAGGCGCCCATACTCAGCCTAGCCTGGACCGTATGGACGATATTGTCACCTACAGCGGTTACGGTGAGGACGTATGAGCCTACAGGTGTCGTGGGGTATGTGTTGATGGTGAGTGTCGCTGTCCCTGGGGGTTGTAGGGTTCTTGGGTTGAATGTGCTGTTCGAATTCACAGGCATCCCCTTGACTCCCAAGGTCACAGGCAGATTGAATCCGCCTAAAGATTCGAGTCTTATAACGTAGAATGTTGATTGGCCTGGACCTATCCTCTGATGGTCTGGTGAGATGGATATTGAAAAGTCCCTCTTCACCTGGCCGTAGATGGCTATGTAGACTCCTCCTGAGGAGATTGTTCTCGAAGTCGTGTTCGAAGCTATATCTTGCCATTTCGAGAATGTGCGTCCAGCCTTGTCGGTCGCAGCTGCCACGACCGTATGGCTTCCAGTCACTGTTCGAAAAGTGTATGGTGTGGTGTATATCTTGCCATCCCAAGTGAATTGGGCCTCAGTCTCCTCACCTGTAGGTGCATATAGAGCTCTGACGGTGACGTCGTAGGAGCCTAGACTCTGATATATCGCAACAGCGACACGGGGCGCATCCATAGTCACCTCCACAGGATTACTTGCAGTCTCTGAACCGTCAACCATCCACGCCTTGAAAGTGTATCCTGAGAGAGGCGGCGCAGTCAACGTTACCTTCGACCTTGAATCGTACCATCCAGAACCGTTGATTTGAATCAAACCGGAAGGTATTGTTGAGATGTTGAGCATGTACTGGGTCTTGTACAGGCCTGTAACTGTGAGGGGATCCGTGACGGTCAACGGAGATCTCGAGGAGACCTCAACGAGCAGATATCGGGTTGTCTCATCGGTCAAGTTTCCAGCATATGTGAAGCTATGGTTTGAACCGCTAGTCCACCAGAAACTGACTGGCAGAGTGTATATCGTTCCATCTATCGTCGCCGGAACAGGTTTACCTGAACCGTTCTGCTGGAAAAGAATGTAGACCTGCCTCAGATATGTGAAGGTGACTGTTGCCTCAGAAGTCACAACCTGAATATTTGGTGAGGCGTGGTATCTCTCTGTAGATGAGACGTTGACGTAACTGTCGACTTGGATGGTATGTGTCGTACCCATATCGAAGGTTAAGGTTGCGGTTCCACCACCCTGAACCGTGCCCTTGACCGTTCCGTCGACTTGGAGGGTCGTCGAATATGTCGAAGGTAAACCTTGAATTTTAACAGTCACAGTGTACGGTGTCGGTGAGGGTGCTGTTGAATTCATCCAGACGACGCGGGTATAAGGGTTTGGCTTACCGAACTTTCTCTGAAAACCTCCTGAAGAGAGGGTTATCTCGAGTGGAAGGGTCTGTGTGGAGGCTTCAATCTTGAAGGCGCCCCTAGTATTCAATTTGACAGTTCCTCCAGTAGCGGTCACCGTCGCTGGGACAGGTTTTCCGCTGCTGTCCAATGTGACCCCGTAAAGATTCATGTCAGGCTGCTCAATAAACCTAGACTCTCCTTGGCTGAATGCATAGTTTCTAGCCGTGTAGTTTATGTCGCTGAAGATTGTTGAAGCAACTATCTCATATCCACCTGCCTGGTAAGGTGTTGGAGAGAGATCCAGATACCCCATACCGTCAGAGCCTGTGATGGCCTGGCCTGAATTGACCACCCTACCTTCGACATCCATAACCTTTACGTTCACCCTCAAACCGCCCATAGGAGTCTCCTCTCCATATGAGCTCCTGAGAAAGGTCATCACCCAGACTCTTGTAGGATTCTCCGGTCTATATGGGTATACTCCGATATGGAATCCTGTCCTGACGAGCGTGTATGTTATAGGCTGGTATCCAACCCATACATCAGCCAACTGACCCTCAACAAGCCTTCCAGCGGCGACTTGCCGTATTGCGAGTTTGAACCTGAGATCGTCGAAGTAAGGGTTAGCTGGGGCTTCTGAGTAGAGAGCCTGATTCAGCCTCTTCAAGAAGTCGTATGGATTCGATGTGCTGGTTGACAGTTCACAGGTCAGTATGAAGAACATTGCGGAGGAGATTCTGTAGGATATGTCTGGGTTGAATTTCAAAAAGAAGTTGGGGGTCCCTCCGACAACTCGGCTTCCCATATAGCTCCAAACATCATAATACTTCAGGTTGACTATAGGATCCCTGTATACGATGTCTCTCACCCCCTTATTCTTAAGGTTCATGGCGACTATCTGAGTAGCGGCCTCAGTCATCCCCTCCTCAGCCCAAGTTTCAGTCAAGACTATTGCGTCGTGGAATGCGTGGATCAGCTCATGTGTGAATATCGCATCCCAAGTTGGGGATGTCCCTGATGGTGATGGTAATTGGCTTAGAACGATCGTGTTGTTCGCTGGGATATAGAAGTTCCAAGGATACCAATCCCTATCATACTTCAGAGTCACAGTGATGGTGTTTGAAGGGTCGCCGTAGATGGTCTTGATTTCAGGGTATACAATGTCGAAGAGGGTCTGAACATAGGATCTATAGTCGACTGGGAAGCTGGTGTGATATATGAGGGTTATGTCCCCTCCACCGACTGCTCCTGAGGCTGGGGCCCCATAGACCTTCTCAGAGACCTCTAGATCGGTGCGTATAACTCCTCCACAGAGAGGTATAGACACATTATCCTCGACATATTGGCGGCTGGAGTATCCCTCCTGGCCTGAGACTCTCAATGATGGTGCTTGGTTGAAAGATGCAGGTAAGAGAATTACAATTATCAGTATTAGAGGGTAGAGTTTCAGATTCATCTTTGACAGACTCCTTCCCATCCTACTCAACGATTTTCTTCCTCTACTGGAGAGTAGATCTGGTGCATAAAGTTTTTATCCACGATTTTTGAGCCTCCTCTTAATTGGAGGATGATAGTGTAATGGCGTATCTTGCAGGTCAACCTGTACTCATCCTGAAGGAGGGGACCTCTGAGAGTAGAGGTAGGGAGGCTCAACGTTCAAACATAATGGCGGCTAGGATAATAGCTGAGGCTGTGAAGAGTACGTTGGGACCTAGAGGTATGGATAAGATGCTCGTCGACACAATCGGCGACGTCACTGTCACAAGTGATGGAGCAACTGTTCTTGATGAGATAGATGTAGAGAATCCGGCGGCTAAGATGATGGTTGAACTGGCCAAGGCCCAAGACGATGAGGTCGGCGATGGGACGACGACCACAGTAGTCCTGGCAGGTGAGCTGCTCGGTAAGGCTGGGGAGCTCCTTGAGGAGAAGATTCATCCAACCACAATAGCTTCAGGCTTCAAGAAGGCATCTGAGAGAGCTGTGGAGATTCTGAATCAGATCTCGACACCGATAAAGGTTGATGACAAGGCTGCGTTGAGGAAGGTTGCCCTCACATCGATGGCTAGCAAGGGGATAAGGGACGCCGCTGAACATTTCGCCGATATAGCGGTCGAAGCTGTGAGGCATGTGATGGAGAAGAGGGGTAACACATACTTCGTCGACTTGGACAATATTCAGATCATAAAGAAGGAGGGTAAGAGTCTACTCGACACAGAGTTTGTAAAGGGTATGATTCTCGATAAGGAGGTTGTCAACCCTAGGATGCCTAAGAGGGTTGAGGGTGCGAGAATAGCTCTGGTCGACTGTGCCTTTGAGATTGAGAAGACAGAGTTCAGCGCAGAGATCAGAATAATGGATCCGAGTCAGATGAAGGCCTTCAAGGATGAGGAGATGAAGATGGTGAAGGCTATGGTCGATAAGATAAAGGCTGCGGGTGCGAATGTGGTTCTATGCCAGAAAGGGATAGAGGATATGGCTCAACATTTCCTTGTCAAAGAGAATATTCTGGCGGTTAGGCGAATAAAGAAGTCGGATATGGAGAAGCTCTCCAGAGCTACAGGTGCGAGAATAGTTACGAACCTAGATGATCTGACGTCGAAGGATCTGGGTGTGGCAGGTCTGGTTGAGGAGAGGAAGGTTGGAGATGAGAAGATGGTATTCATTCAGGGATGTAAGGATCCCAGGTCTGTCTCCATACTGGTGCGAGCTGGATTCGAGAGGCTCGTCGACGAGGCTGAGAGAGCGATGAAAGACGCCCTCTCAGCAGTAGCAGCCGCAGTATCTAAGAATAGAGTTGTCTATGGAGGCGGGGCGGTTGAGACTGAGCTGGCGAAGAGGATAAGAGGATACGCAGCGAAGATAGGTGGTAGAGAGCAGTTGGCGATAGAGGCCTTCGCAGACGCTTTGGAGGCGATTCCTAAGACCCTTGCCGAGAACGCTGGACTAGACCCGATAGACATCATGGTTGCCCTGAGGTCTGCCCATGGAAAGAAGACCGGTTTGGCTGTGGGTGTCGATGTATATTCAGGGAAGGTTAAGGACATGTCTAAACTTGGAGTGTTGGAGCCTGTGAAGATCAAGGAGCACGCTGTCAGAGCAGCCTCTGAGACTGCGTCGATGATCCTCAGGATAGACGACGTGATAGCGGCGGCGAAACCTCCGCCTACACCACCTCCTAAAGGTGAGTATGAAGAGTAGGAGGAGCTGCCTCCTGCGGATAGAGAAGAAATCACATAAATTTTTTCCTTTGAGCGAATATTATAGGCTGTTCCCCCTTTCAACTCTTCTTTCACCAATTTAATGGTGAAACTTCTGTTTTTCAGTCGACTTATCAAATAGAAAGGCCGGTTTGAACCATTAGGACGGCCAGCCCAAAATGGCTTGGATAGGTATGTGAGTGGGGCTGAGA
This region includes:
- a CDS encoding 4Fe-4S binding protein, which produces MGRISVRDVNLCVGCQCCMFACSRRFGDAGLGRSAIHVGSAGGVERGFIVYVCRGCADPPCMKVCPTDALVKRPHGGVILDRKRCIGCRSCVEACTLRAIFWDWEKNKPIICVHCGICVSHCPYDVLKIEPTMVDER
- a CDS encoding TCP-1/cpn60 chaperonin family protein, producing MAYLAGQPVLILKEGTSESRGREAQRSNIMAARIIAEAVKSTLGPRGMDKMLVDTIGDVTVTSDGATVLDEIDVENPAAKMMVELAKAQDDEVGDGTTTTVVLAGELLGKAGELLEEKIHPTTIASGFKKASERAVEILNQISTPIKVDDKAALRKVALTSMASKGIRDAAEHFADIAVEAVRHVMEKRGNTYFVDLDNIQIIKKEGKSLLDTEFVKGMILDKEVVNPRMPKRVEGARIALVDCAFEIEKTEFSAEIRIMDPSQMKAFKDEEMKMVKAMVDKIKAAGANVVLCQKGIEDMAQHFLVKENILAVRRIKKSDMEKLSRATGARIVTNLDDLTSKDLGVAGLVEERKVGDEKMVFIQGCKDPRSVSILVRAGFERLVDEAERAMKDALSAVAAAVSKNRVVYGGGAVETELAKRIRGYAAKIGGREQLAIEAFADALEAIPKTLAENAGLDPIDIMVALRSAHGKKTGLAVGVDVYSGKVKDMSKLGVLEPVKIKEHAVRAASETASMILRIDDVIAAAKPPPTPPPKGEYEE
- a CDS encoding tyrosine--tRNA ligase; this translates as MDLETRITLATRNVEETVTYEELKILLETVSRPKAYWGFECSGMMHLGMGLVCGRKIKDMIEAGFDFTIFLADWHSLINNKLGGKMENIKTCGEYFKECFTAIGIDPSKVRYVWTSDLAANPEYWERVIKVAKSATLNRVLRALPIMGRSLTDSEVEAATIIYPCMQAADIFHMNIDVACAGIDQRKAHMLAREAAERYRWKKPVCIHTPLLTGLKGPVEDTGSIFDEDKKVSLMIGSKMSKSIPGSSILIHDEPEEVKMKIRNAFCPPRETSGNPIMEIVKYIIMPERGEINIPRPQKYGGDTIFTDYELLENEYRNGRIHPLDLKNGVAEELIKLLENVRRHFKENPKLLEMMKNMDVTR
- a CDS encoding aldehyde ferredoxin oxidoreductase family protein, with translation MIVGDPLSRVLYIDLTSRDFWIEEKTELFEKYLGGSGVASNLLLQECPRGVDPLGPENPIIITVGPLCGVFPLASKAVAMFKSPLTGNLGESHAGGRSAVAIRLAGYGAIVVKGASNIPVYLSIQGERVYFRDASAIWGMGSSYTVGRVIREREPGSGLRSIMRIGRAGERLVSYACVITETYRHFGRLGLGAVFGSKKLKAIMIAGDRRLKVKDPKSYREAYREIFESVTKSPSMKKYHELGTSMNVNILNESKSLPTRNLRETSFEGGEAISGENFAANYLGRRVACSHCPVSCIHLAALREPYTSDPYFYKTSMISYDYELIYALGSMLEVSDPRSLLRLLDEVEIQGLDAISTGVTLAWATEAQERGLVSENEVGLRLTWGKVENYLEAIRMIVKQPNDFYKALARGVEYASTIYGGKDFALAYGGNEMPGYHTGPACHLGFITGARHSHLDSAGYSIDQRTYTSKTTQSIEETVNQLFDEECWRQILSSLVICYFARGNYTPEFVAKALTVLGYNLDQQELRRLGAEILRVKNRFKFREGFEYENLRIPKRILEVETPHGRLDEDQLRRGIKLYYSKILE
- a CDS encoding DNA primase; its protein translation is MQESERSIQTPKYVIKAKFEVDGVVEKPDVIGAIFGQTEGLFGPDLDLRELQKSGRLGRIGIKLESKNDRTTGEITIPSSLDKASTAIIAAAIESVDRIGPCNAKITLEPVQDEREAKRRAIMSKAKQILQDWLVESTPSTDEIIREITEAVRPAEVSKYGPEELPAGPEVATSGSIILVEGRADVINLLKCGIKNVIGMDGTKVPQTIINLCKDKEVTAFLDGDRGGDLILKELMQVAELDYVARAPPGKEVEDLTPKEVMRCLREKIPVKRRYEEPHPVKAQAQQQPEYIVEAVKELKETLEAITFDERGNPIERMPVSELAEKLKIAEGVHAVVFDGIIT